A window from Pseudomonas alloputida encodes these proteins:
- a CDS encoding AzlC family ABC transporter permease produces MPHIARQAFLHGAIAILPLSLAVAPWGLLAGSMAIEANLSAWQGQGLSAIVFAGAAQLVAIGMLKGGANLASILLTTLLLTSQHLLYGLSMRPVLSSQPLRWRLGLGFLLTDEFFALTSQYDRQQFNRWYALGVGLTFYIAWNLFTLAGILLGQNIPHLDQFGLDFSIVATFVALIAPLVRNLATVVCVAVSLFCSVLFSYWHWETALVVAGLLGMSAGFICQKFAGARA; encoded by the coding sequence ATGCCCCACATCGCCCGCCAAGCCTTTCTTCACGGCGCCATTGCCATTCTCCCGTTGTCCCTGGCCGTTGCCCCTTGGGGCCTGCTGGCCGGATCCATGGCCATCGAGGCCAACCTCAGCGCCTGGCAGGGGCAAGGGCTGTCGGCCATCGTCTTCGCCGGCGCCGCACAGCTGGTGGCCATTGGCATGCTCAAGGGGGGTGCCAACCTGGCATCGATCCTGCTCACCACCCTGCTGCTGACCTCGCAGCACCTGCTGTATGGCCTGTCGATGCGCCCGGTATTGTCCAGCCAGCCGCTGCGCTGGCGCCTGGGCCTGGGCTTTCTGCTGACCGACGAATTCTTCGCCCTGACCAGCCAGTACGACCGGCAGCAATTCAACCGCTGGTATGCCTTGGGGGTGGGCCTGACCTTCTACATCGCCTGGAACCTGTTCACCCTGGCCGGCATACTGCTGGGCCAGAACATTCCACACCTGGACCAGTTCGGTCTGGATTTCTCCATTGTCGCCACTTTTGTCGCCCTGATCGCGCCCCTGGTGCGCAACCTGGCCACCGTGGTGTGCGTAGCCGTGTCGCTGTTCTGTTCGGTGCTGTTCAGCTACTGGCACTGGGAAACCGCCCTGGTGGTCGCAGGCCTGCTGGGCATGAGCGCCGGGTTCATCTGCCAGAAATTCGCCGGAGCCCGCGCATGA
- a CDS encoding AzlD domain-containing protein, with protein sequence MTWILIFAMGAIVFLNRYAFLEPRLPLRLSSNARQFLGFAVPGMLTAICGPIIFMPDHQLNLSLLNPYLLGSLVAIALVLLTRSVLLSMLVSMLIFFLLRSWLA encoded by the coding sequence ATGACCTGGATCCTGATTTTCGCCATGGGCGCCATCGTGTTTCTCAACCGCTACGCATTCCTGGAGCCGCGCCTGCCCTTGCGCCTGAGCTCGAATGCCCGGCAGTTTCTCGGCTTTGCCGTGCCGGGCATGCTCACCGCCATCTGCGGCCCGATCATCTTCATGCCTGACCACCAGCTCAACCTGAGCCTGCTCAACCCCTACCTGCTGGGCTCCCTTGTAGCCATCGCCCTGGTGCTGTTGACCCGCAGCGTATTGCTGAGCATGCTGGTGAGCATGTTGATCTTCTTCCTTCTGCGCAGCTGGCTGGCATGA
- a CDS encoding AraC family transcriptional regulator, with product MSPPLREQTHLWQAPALGDVEMLHARYYQQRFAPHVHEGYVFTVIESGAQRFWHRGSEHLAPVGSMVLINPDELHTGATAHEAGWRYRGFYPEHERVTGVLDELELGRHGMPSFKDSVIHDPALALAFSQLHQLSEASASALQQQTAWRQAVLALVQRHGQCAEPSAPGHEPLAVARARELLESQLADPPSLEALAAAVNLSPFHFARVFRQATGLPPHAWLKQRRLARAREMLKHGLAASQVAFDLGFADQSHLSRQFKQAYGVTPGAYRQACVHSALRA from the coding sequence ATGAGCCCGCCCTTGCGCGAGCAGACACACCTCTGGCAGGCGCCAGCCCTTGGCGACGTCGAGATGCTGCACGCTCGCTACTATCAGCAGCGCTTCGCCCCGCATGTGCACGAAGGCTATGTATTCACCGTGATCGAGTCGGGCGCCCAGCGCTTCTGGCACCGCGGCAGCGAGCACCTGGCACCGGTCGGCAGCATGGTGCTGATCAACCCCGACGAACTGCATACCGGCGCTACGGCCCATGAAGCCGGCTGGCGTTATCGCGGCTTCTATCCCGAGCACGAGCGGGTGACCGGTGTGCTTGACGAACTGGAACTGGGCCGCCACGGCATGCCCAGCTTCAAGGACAGCGTGATCCATGACCCGGCCCTGGCCCTCGCGTTCAGCCAGCTGCATCAGTTGTCCGAAGCCAGCGCCAGCGCCTTGCAGCAGCAGACGGCCTGGCGCCAGGCGGTGCTGGCCCTGGTGCAGCGGCACGGGCAGTGCGCCGAGCCTTCGGCCCCTGGCCACGAACCCCTGGCCGTAGCCCGCGCCCGCGAACTGCTGGAAAGCCAACTGGCCGACCCGCCCTCACTGGAAGCGCTGGCGGCAGCAGTCAACCTGTCGCCGTTCCACTTCGCCCGGGTGTTCCGCCAGGCCACCGGACTGCCACCCCATGCCTGGCTGAAGCAACGCCGCCTGGCCCGCGCCCGCGAAATGCTGAAGCACGGCCTGGCCGCTTCGCAAGTGGCGTTCGACCTCGGCTTTGCCGACCAGAGCCATTTGAGCCGGCAGTTCAAGCAGGCCTATGGGGTGACCCCGGGGGCGTATCGGCAAGCCTGCGTTCATTCTGCTCTACGCGCGTGA
- a CDS encoding MFS transporter, translating into MLTLRINPGTRSLSLGYSFSKCGEFAFEAAFAVAIVSITDADMLLIGIAYFFRYLPSVVFSPLGGWLADNANKKHTLLAIEVTKGLLALSFFALFSVFTPVLLALVGLAMVMTALECLYVPTFRAYFPDLVEKDELATVNSGIQVIEDAASILGPLVFSACVLLLSREATFLFFAMCLIVSAICIATLTPARCSVQQAFDGCAIIRDAAGSVSQLRAGNAPLFAVIGCTTLCAMFATSVIRFILPASVLEHFASEAAVGYVFSLLAAGTVVGGMLYTRFNPRTTAGLVLRYWMLYGGLFFAAAVALQFNNWLFLLILFLVGFIGAFVDIAIVTNIQCLSREHEVGRNFSLYYFTAVMSDAVSGLIASLVFVLAGPATFIWMTLMLLIAPVRWNMKGRGPDVDSRT; encoded by the coding sequence ATGCTGACATTGCGCATTAACCCCGGAACGCGTTCGCTGTCGCTGGGCTACAGCTTTTCCAAATGTGGTGAATTTGCCTTCGAGGCTGCATTTGCCGTGGCGATCGTGTCCATCACAGATGCGGATATGCTTTTGATCGGCATCGCCTACTTTTTTCGTTACTTGCCAAGTGTGGTGTTTTCGCCATTGGGTGGCTGGCTGGCAGATAACGCCAACAAGAAACACACACTATTAGCAATCGAGGTGACAAAAGGCCTGCTGGCACTTTCCTTCTTTGCCTTGTTCAGCGTGTTCACGCCAGTATTACTTGCGTTGGTGGGCCTCGCAATGGTCATGACAGCGCTCGAATGCCTTTATGTGCCCACGTTTCGCGCGTACTTTCCGGACCTTGTCGAAAAGGATGAGTTAGCCACGGTGAACAGCGGTATCCAGGTAATCGAGGACGCCGCCTCGATCCTCGGGCCGCTGGTCTTTTCGGCCTGTGTGTTACTGCTGTCTCGAGAAGCCACTTTCTTGTTTTTTGCAATGTGCCTTATCGTGTCGGCCATTTGTATCGCTACCTTGACGCCTGCCAGGTGTAGTGTCCAACAGGCATTCGATGGGTGCGCCATAATCAGGGATGCGGCGGGCAGTGTGAGTCAGTTGAGGGCCGGCAATGCGCCGTTGTTCGCTGTCATTGGCTGCACCACACTCTGTGCGATGTTCGCCACGTCGGTGATTCGCTTTATCCTTCCAGCATCGGTGCTGGAGCACTTCGCCTCTGAAGCGGCGGTTGGATACGTGTTTTCACTGCTTGCGGCAGGCACGGTGGTGGGGGGCATGCTCTACACGCGCTTCAATCCGCGCACAACCGCAGGATTGGTGCTGCGTTACTGGATGCTCTATGGCGGGCTGTTTTTTGCTGCAGCAGTGGCGCTGCAATTCAATAACTGGCTGTTCCTGTTGATTCTGTTCCTGGTTGGTTTCATTGGTGCATTTGTCGATATCGCAATCGTGACCAACATCCAGTGCTTGTCGAGGGAGCATGAAGTGGGCAGGAATTTTTCCCTCTATTACTTCACCGCCGTGATGAGTGATGCCGTATCAGGGTTGATTGCCAGTTTGGTCTTCGTGCTTGCGGGGCCGGCAACCTTTATCTGGATGACGCTCATGTTACTCATCGCGCCAGTGCGCTGGAACATGAAAGGACGTGGCCCAGATGTCGACAGCCGTACATAG
- a CDS encoding copper chaperone PCu(A)C, which translates to MSMQPIKRGLAALVLMGLALPALAQTTVSDAWVRASVPHQQSTGAFMVLTASSDSKLVGVASPVAKTVQVHEMTMNGDVMGMREVKAIELPAGKAVTLDPNGLHVMLMGLHNQVKEGDKVPLTLTIEDAKGAKETLEVQAQVRALNADAGGGHDHMHMNH; encoded by the coding sequence ATGTCGATGCAACCGATCAAACGCGGTCTGGCTGCCCTGGTACTGATGGGGCTGGCCCTGCCGGCCCTGGCCCAGACCACCGTGAGTGATGCCTGGGTGCGTGCCAGCGTGCCGCACCAGCAGTCCACCGGTGCTTTCATGGTCCTGACTGCCAGCAGCGACAGCAAGCTGGTGGGCGTGGCTTCGCCCGTGGCCAAGACCGTGCAGGTGCACGAGATGACCATGAACGGTGACGTGATGGGCATGCGTGAGGTCAAGGCTATCGAATTGCCAGCCGGCAAGGCAGTGACCCTGGACCCGAATGGCCTGCATGTCATGCTGATGGGCCTGCACAATCAGGTGAAGGAGGGTGACAAAGTGCCTCTGACCCTGACCATCGAGGATGCCAAGGGCGCCAAGGAAACCCTGGAAGTTCAGGCACAAGTGCGTGCGCTCAACGCCGACGCGGGTGGTGGGCATGATCACATGCACATGAACCACTGA
- a CDS encoding SCO family protein — protein sequence MNDLLTRRAVVAGMGVLGLGLLAGCSPARGLEFKYGKNMSNEILGRKFSLKDPQGNVRTLSSFYGSMPMVFFGFTQCPAVCPTTLARAAQIRKLLRGRDRDLFQVVFITLDPERDTPEVLDAYVKAFDPTFTALTGTPEEIAAVAKEFKVFYEKVPAGDTYTISHSSTSYVYDTRGTLRLSLGHSLNAKECAEDLVTLMEIC from the coding sequence ATGAATGATCTTTTGACCCGGCGTGCGGTTGTCGCCGGCATGGGCGTTCTCGGGCTTGGCCTGCTGGCAGGCTGCAGCCCGGCCCGGGGGCTCGAGTTCAAGTACGGCAAGAACATGAGCAACGAAATCCTCGGGCGCAAGTTCAGCCTCAAAGACCCGCAAGGTAACGTGCGCACCCTGTCGAGCTTTTACGGCAGCATGCCGATGGTCTTCTTCGGCTTCACCCAGTGCCCGGCCGTCTGCCCGACCACGCTGGCGCGGGCGGCGCAGATTCGCAAGCTGCTGAGGGGCCGCGACCGCGACCTGTTCCAGGTGGTGTTCATCACCCTGGACCCGGAGCGCGACACGCCCGAGGTGCTCGATGCCTACGTCAAGGCCTTCGACCCGACGTTCACCGCGCTGACCGGCACCCCCGAGGAAATTGCCGCCGTGGCCAAGGAATTCAAGGTGTTTTACGAGAAGGTTCCGGCCGGAGACACCTACACCATTTCTCACTCGTCCACTAGCTACGTCTACGATACGCGTGGCACCCTGCGCCTGAGCCTGGGCCATTCCCTGAACGCCAAGGAATGCGCCGAAGATCTGGTCACCCTGATGGAGATCTGCTGA
- the nfuA gene encoding Fe-S biogenesis protein NfuA, whose translation MSAITITDAAHDYLADLLSKQNTPGIGIRIFITQPGTQYAETCIAYCKPGEEKPDDTAVGLKSFTAYLDAVSVPFLEDALVDYATDRMGGQLTIKAPNAKVPMVNEDSPINERINYYLQTEINPGLASHGGQVSLVDVVDDGIAVLQFGGGCQGCGQADVTLKEGIERTLLERIPELKGVRDVTDHSQKENAYY comes from the coding sequence ATGAGCGCTATAACCATTACCGACGCCGCCCATGACTACCTGGCCGATCTGCTCTCCAAGCAGAATACGCCCGGCATCGGCATTCGCATTTTCATCACCCAGCCGGGCACCCAGTACGCCGAGACGTGCATCGCCTACTGCAAGCCGGGCGAAGAGAAGCCTGACGACACCGCCGTGGGTCTGAAAAGCTTCACTGCTTACCTTGACGCCGTCAGCGTACCCTTCCTGGAAGACGCGCTGGTCGACTACGCCACCGACCGCATGGGTGGCCAGCTGACCATCAAGGCGCCAAACGCCAAGGTGCCGATGGTCAACGAAGACAGCCCGATCAACGAACGTATCAACTACTACCTACAGACCGAGATCAACCCCGGCCTGGCCAGCCATGGCGGCCAGGTGAGCCTGGTGGACGTGGTCGATGACGGCATTGCCGTACTGCAGTTCGGTGGTGGCTGCCAGGGTTGCGGCCAGGCCGATGTCACCCTGAAGGAAGGCATCGAGCGCACCCTGCTCGAGCGTATTCCGGAGCTGAAGGGCGTGCGCGACGTGACTGACCACAGCCAGAAAGAAAACGCCTACTACTGA
- a CDS encoding acyltransferase family protein: protein MLYSLQALRAFAAWVVVCHHFMQIFFDFHATGPIGQLLTDRGAVGVDIFFVISGLVIYLSTRDKTVEPRQFLLNRALRIVPAYWFYTALMAILLLAFSQWMPHQSFDWRHLFLSLLFIPAENPGGYGLYPTLNVGWTLNFEMFFYLLFGLAFLVRQRHHLLLVTAALLLVSEVLGRMGVVSRFYNNDIIYEFLLGIGVGVLYRRGLIRQGRWLPLALLGVAGMAIYCLDASQRLLHWGLPSAMIVLAFVAMEPLFQGNRLLKALGDCSYSVYLIHVLVLYAGWFASQRLHLNPFLTFALCVPSIGLMSWFSYQWLERGLYRRMQAWLAAQRGPAPEYALSRVNC from the coding sequence ATGCTGTATTCGCTTCAGGCACTGCGGGCGTTCGCCGCCTGGGTGGTGGTCTGCCACCATTTCATGCAGATCTTCTTCGACTTCCACGCCACCGGCCCCATCGGCCAACTGCTCACCGACCGTGGCGCCGTAGGCGTCGACATCTTCTTCGTCATCAGTGGGCTGGTCATCTACCTGTCGACCCGCGACAAAACCGTCGAGCCGCGCCAGTTCCTGCTCAATCGGGCGCTGCGCATCGTCCCTGCCTACTGGTTCTACACAGCCCTGATGGCCATATTGCTACTGGCATTCAGCCAATGGATGCCACATCAGTCGTTTGACTGGCGGCACCTGTTCCTGTCGCTGCTGTTCATCCCGGCGGAAAACCCAGGTGGCTATGGCCTGTACCCGACCCTGAACGTGGGCTGGACGCTGAACTTCGAGATGTTCTTCTACCTGCTGTTCGGCCTGGCCTTCCTGGTACGCCAACGGCATCACCTGCTGCTGGTGACTGCCGCTCTGTTGCTGGTCAGTGAGGTACTGGGGCGCATGGGCGTGGTCAGCCGCTTCTACAACAACGACATCATCTACGAGTTTCTGCTGGGCATTGGTGTCGGTGTACTGTACCGCCGCGGGCTGATCCGCCAGGGCCGGTGGTTGCCGCTGGCGTTGCTGGGTGTGGCGGGCATGGCGATCTACTGTCTGGACGCTTCCCAGCGCTTGCTGCACTGGGGGTTACCGAGTGCGATGATCGTCCTGGCCTTCGTGGCCATGGAGCCGCTGTTCCAGGGCAATCGGCTGCTCAAGGCCCTTGGCGACTGTTCCTACTCGGTGTACCTGATACATGTGCTGGTGCTGTATGCCGGTTGGTTCGCCAGTCAGCGCCTGCATCTGAACCCGTTCCTGACATTTGCCCTGTGCGTGCCGTCCATTGGACTAATGTCGTGGTTCAGCTACCAGTGGCTGGAGCGCGGCCTGTACCGGCGAATGCAGGCCTGGCTGGCGGCGCAACGGGGGCCGGCCCCTGAATATGCGCTTTCCCGAGTCAATTGCTAG
- a CDS encoding fatty acid cis/trans isomerase, whose product MVHRILAGAFALLISGAVFGQAPQSSPAISYTRDIQPIFTEKCVACHACNDAACQLKLESPEGAVRGASKVPVYQGERSKAVPTTRLFYDAHSEEQWRKKGFYSVLDNQGGQAALMARMLELGHKTPLTPNAKLPEEIVLGLSRNNMCPLPHEFDAYAGAHPKEGMPLAVTGLTDKEYDTMRRWLAAGAPVEYQPIQPSAAEARQIAEWEELLNRPGSTEALVGRWLYEHLFLAHIHFAGGEQGHFFQWVRSRTPSGKPVDIIATRRPNDPPGTDFYYRLIPVQGVIVHKTHITYPMGPQKLKRVKQLFYAGDWHAAALPGYGPRHRANPFETFEAIPAVARYQFMLDNAEYFVRTFIRGPVCRGQIATDVIRDNFWALFQEPAFDRYITDAKYRGEATPLLAMPGQIDDVGSVLSLWHAYRDKRNDYEKLRREAYAEMPAPRWSTLWAGNDNALLSIFRHFDSASVTKGLVGDVPLTVWLFDYPLFERTYYQLAVNFDVYGNVSHQLQTRLYFDLIRNGAEVNFLRLMPADQRKAILGDWYQNSGKVKMWMDYEDIDTDTPSGIKLDPRNPKRDFGLKLLQRTGSLNAAPDPINRCQGAFCSRPQMSEEFRNAEQSLSRLVSRPAAGLKVINQLPEATMLRIEGQDGQRQVYSLLRNRAHSNVAFLLGEAYRYQPGLDTLTLYPGVLSSYPNFIFNIPTKDVPEFVEDMEYAKDDAAKFERIVMRWGVRRSHPAFWRYFHDLNSYIKETEPVEAGVLDMNRYENL is encoded by the coding sequence ATGGTGCATCGTATCCTTGCCGGCGCCTTCGCCCTGCTCATCAGCGGCGCGGTATTCGGGCAGGCCCCCCAGTCGAGCCCGGCTATTTCCTACACCCGGGACATTCAACCGATCTTCACCGAGAAGTGCGTGGCCTGCCACGCCTGCAACGACGCCGCCTGCCAGCTCAAGCTGGAAAGCCCTGAAGGCGCGGTACGCGGGGCCAGCAAGGTCCCGGTGTACCAGGGCGAGCGGAGCAAGGCAGTCCCCACCACGCGGCTGTTCTACGACGCACACAGCGAAGAGCAATGGCGCAAGAAGGGCTTCTACTCGGTGCTCGACAACCAGGGCGGTCAGGCCGCGTTGATGGCGCGCATGCTGGAGTTGGGCCACAAGACCCCGCTTACGCCCAACGCCAAGCTGCCCGAAGAGATCGTCCTGGGCCTGAGCCGCAACAACATGTGCCCGTTGCCCCATGAATTCGACGCCTATGCCGGCGCACACCCCAAGGAGGGCATGCCGCTGGCGGTGACCGGGCTGACCGACAAGGAATATGACACCATGCGCCGCTGGCTGGCCGCTGGTGCGCCGGTGGAGTACCAGCCGATCCAGCCGAGCGCGGCCGAAGCCAGGCAGATCGCAGAGTGGGAAGAACTGCTCAACCGCCCGGGTTCCACCGAGGCGCTGGTGGGACGCTGGCTGTACGAGCACCTGTTTTTGGCGCACATCCATTTCGCTGGCGGCGAGCAGGGCCACTTCTTCCAGTGGGTGCGCTCGCGCACGCCAAGTGGCAAGCCGGTCGATATCATTGCCACCCGCCGCCCCAACGACCCACCGGGCACGGACTTCTACTACCGGTTGATCCCGGTGCAGGGCGTGATCGTGCACAAGACGCACATCACCTACCCGATGGGGCCGCAGAAGCTCAAGCGCGTGAAGCAGCTGTTCTATGCCGGTGACTGGCATGCTGCCGCGCTTCCGGGCTACGGCCCGCGCCACCGGGCCAATCCGTTTGAAACCTTCGAGGCGATCCCGGCGGTGGCGCGCTACCAGTTCATGCTGGATAACGCCGAGTACTTCGTGCGCACCTTCATCCGTGGCCCGGTGTGCCGCGGGCAGATTGCCACCGACGTGATCCGCGACAACTTCTGGGCGCTGTTCCAGGAGCCGGCCTTCGATCGCTACATCACCGATGCCAAGTACCGCGGCGAGGCTACCCCGCTGCTGGCCATGCCTGGTCAGATCGATGACGTGGGCAGTGTGCTGAGCCTGTGGCACGCCTATCGTGACAAGCGCAACGACTACGAGAAACTGCGCCGTGAAGCCTATGCCGAAATGCCGGCACCGAGATGGTCGACGCTGTGGGCCGGTAACGACAATGCGCTGCTGAGCATCTTCCGTCACTTCGACAGCGCATCGGTGACCAAGGGCCTGGTGGGGGATGTGCCGCTGACCGTGTGGCTGTTCGACTACCCGTTGTTCGAGCGCACGTATTACCAGCTGGCGGTCAACTTCGATGTGTATGGCAACGTTTCGCACCAGTTGCAGACGCGCCTGTATTTCGACCTGATCCGCAACGGCGCCGAGGTCAACTTCCTGCGCCTGATGCCGGCCGACCAGCGCAAGGCGATCCTTGGCGACTGGTACCAGAACAGTGGCAAGGTGAAGATGTGGATGGATTATGAAGACATCGACACCGACACCCCGAGTGGCATCAAGCTCGACCCGCGCAACCCCAAACGCGACTTTGGACTGAAGCTGCTGCAGCGCACCGGCAGCCTGAATGCCGCACCGGACCCGATCAACCGCTGCCAGGGCGCGTTCTGCTCACGGCCGCAGATGAGCGAAGAATTCCGCAATGCCGAGCAGTCGCTCAGCCGACTGGTGTCACGCCCGGCGGCCGGGCTGAAGGTGATCAACCAGTTGCCCGAGGCGACCATGCTGCGTATCGAAGGGCAGGACGGCCAGCGTCAGGTGTACAGCCTGCTGCGCAACCGCGCGCACAGCAACGTGGCGTTCCTGCTGGGTGAGGCGTACCGCTACCAGCCGGGGCTGGATACCCTGACCCTGTACCCGGGGGTGCTCTCCAGCTACCCGAACTTCATCTTCAACATCCCGACCAAGGATGTGCCGGAGTTCGTCGAGGACATGGAGTACGCCAAAGATGACGCGGCGAAGTTCGAGCGCATTGTCATGCGCTGGGGTGTGCGCCGCAGTCACCCGGCCTTCTGGCGCTATTTCCATGACCTGAACAGCTATATCAAGGAGACCGAACCGGTCGAGGCGGGCGTGCTGGACATGAACCGCTACGAGAACCTCTGA